A DNA window from Gigantopelta aegis isolate Gae_Host chromosome 4, Gae_host_genome, whole genome shotgun sequence contains the following coding sequences:
- the LOC121372147 gene encoding uncharacterized protein LOC121372147, with amino-acid sequence MIIKSFYRTPASPPPGNRNAKKPLIREGSLYYHLVESLKRQKKQQRDQIDHQVALLKPITCQFSEGADREYCDILGPVSCCRCIESTNRHIATEIQKGIFPDIEVTLNSLVVPNISKVMKSSENILARKRRLSMINNGYMFRRHETQLRQSDLHRLTTQSTKLPSFSSSERFPNWTSSFMSSRNITSLTMESSV; translated from the coding sequence ATGATCATCAAGAGCTTCTATAGGACACCTGCCAGCCCGCCGCCTGGAAACCGAAACGCGAAGAAGCCTCTAATTCGCGAAGGCAGCTTGTATTACCATCTCGTGGAGAGTCTGAAACGACAGAAGAAGCAGCAACGAGATCAGATCGATCACCAGGTTGCCCTTCTGAAGCCGATCACCTGCCAGTTCAGCGAAGGCGCTGACAGGGAATACTGCGACATTCTTGGTCCGGTGTCGTGCTGCCGCTGCATAGAGAGCACCAACAGACACATAGCCACCGAGATCCAAAAGGGGATCTTCCCGGACATCGAGGTGACTCTAAACTCTCTCGTCGTCCCCAACATATCGAAAGTCATGAAGAGTAGCGAAAACATTCTGGCCAGGAAGAGGCGGCTGAGTATGATTAATAACGGGTATATGTTTCGGCGGCACGAGACCCAGCTGCGACAGAGTGACCTGCACCGTCTGACGACGCAGTCCACCAAGCTGCCCAGCTTCAGCTCCTCTGAACGGTTCCCAAACTGGACGTCGTCTTTTATGAGTTCCAGAAACATTACGTCATTAACCATGGAGTCGTCTGTATAA